A window of Syntrophaceae bacterium genomic DNA:
CCCCTTTCGGCGCAGCCCTTCCTCCAGCGTGGCCTCGAGCGCGGCGAGGCTGCGGAAGCGGGCCGGCCGGTAGACGAACCCGGCCGGGCAGAACCGGCACCCCCGGAAACAGCCCCGGCTCACCTCGGCAAGGAACATGTCGGCGAACTCCGTCTCGGGGGTGGTGACGACCTCGTGCGTCCGGAAGGCGTCGATCTCGCCGACGTGCCGCACCCGGACCCGCTGCGGGAAGGACGGGTCGGTCGGCCCGAAGGCCTCGATGCGCTGGCCGGGCCCGTAGTGCACGCGGTAGCACCCCGGGGCGTAGGCCCCGTCGACGGCCCGCTGCACCTCGGCGAGGATCTCCGCACGGGCTGCGCCGCCGGTGCGCAGCACGCGGTAGCGCTCGAGGAACTCCGGCACCATCTCCTCGGCCTCCCCGAGCAGGAACAGGTCGAAGAACGGTGCGAGCGGCTCGGGGTTCAGCATGACGGCGATGCCCCCGCCCAGGATCAGCGGGGCCTCTTCGCCGCGTGCCCCGGCGGCAAGCGGGATGCGCCCCCCGGCCAGCATGGCCAGGATGTTCGGGTAGTCGTTCTCGAAAGAGACGGAGAAGGCGACGATGTCGAAGTCGCAAAGCGGCCGGCCCGACTCGAGGCTCGCAAGGGGAGTCGACCCCGGGGCGAAGGTCCCTTCGTCCCCGGGGTCCGGAAGGAAGACTCTTTCGCAGAGGAAAGAGGGGGGTTCGTTGAACAGGGCATAGAGCGTCTGGAAGCCCAGGTTCGACATGCCCGTCCGGTAATGGTTGGGGTAGGCCAGCGCGATGCGGATCCGACCCTGCCAGGGAGCCGTGACCGTGCCTTCTTCTTTCGCAAGGAGGGAGGATCTGCCCTGTCTGTGCCTCCCGGCCATGCTAGTCCGCCTGCCTCCTCAGAAACGTGGGGATCTCGAGGTTCACCTCCTCGTCCGCGCCGGCCTGTCCCATGGGGATGACGGCCTGGGTTGCGGGCGGGGCCTTTTCCTTGTCCTTGCGCAGGAAGGCCGGCGTGCTCAGGTCCTCGCGCTGGCGGTAGCTGCTGAGGTGCGAGACGTTGGGGGCGCTCTGCCGCTTCCTGCCGCCCTGCTCGAAGCCGGTGGCGATGACGGTGATCCGGATCTCGTCGCCCATGGTGTCGTCGATGACGGTGCCGAAGATGATGTTGGCCTCCTCGTCGGCCTCGGCCTGGATCAGCCCGGAGGCCTCGCTCACCTCGAAGAGGGTGATGTCGGGCCCCGCCGTGATGTTCAGCAGCACGCCGCGGGCGCCCTGGATGGAGTTGTCCTCCAGCAGCGGCGACGAGATGGCCCGCTGGGCCGCCTCGACGGCGCGGTTCTCGCCGCTGGCGATCCCCGTCCCCATGAGGGCGAGCCCCATCTCGCTCATGATGCTCCGCACGTCGGCGAAGTCCAGGTTGATGAGACCGGGCACCATGATGAGGTCCGAGATGCCCTTGACGGCGTGGTAGAGGATCTCGTCGGCCTTCTTGAAGGCCTCGAG
This region includes:
- a CDS encoding radical SAM protein; its protein translation is MAGRHRQGRSSLLAKEEGTVTAPWQGRIRIALAYPNHYRTGMSNLGFQTLYALFNEPPSFLCERVFLPDPGDEGTFAPGSTPLASLESGRPLCDFDIVAFSVSFENDYPNILAMLAGGRIPLAAGARGEEAPLILGGGIAVMLNPEPLAPFFDLFLLGEAEEMVPEFLERYRVLRTGGAARAEILAEVQRAVDGAYAPGCYRVHYGPGQRIEAFGPTDPSFPQRVRVRHVGEIDAFRTHEVVTTPETEFADMFLAEVSRGCFRGCRFCPAGFVYRPARFRSLAALEATLEEGLRRKGRVGLLGTAVSDHPQLAALCRRTLAARGSFSIGSLRVDRVTGELAGLLAESGVEMVSLAPEAGSQRLRDVVRKGVTEEQIFRAVEHLIANGIVNLRLYFMVGLPTEEEADVDAIVDLTRRIGHHAVKSAKGTRRFRRITLSVNQFIPKPATPFQWSPLADAALVRKRIQRIKRALGKERAVSVIHDLPKWNYVQALLSLGDRLVGEVLLAVHASGGNWPQALKQVNVNADYYVYREKDPAEILPWDFIDHGVSREFLLEEYRKAMETATPPPAAEGKKV
- the ftsZ gene encoding cell division protein FtsZ — translated: MFELLDGGTASGGTARIKVVGIGGGGGNALNTMISYNLQGVDFIAANTDAQALRASLAPMKVQLGNDVTRGLGAGSDPEIGKRAAIETMDAVKAALAGADMVFITAGLGGGTGTGGAPIVAEVAKSMGALTVAVVTKPFLFEGKRRERQAEEGLAELKKIVDTLIVIPNQRLLSVGGKTMSLLEAFKKADEILYHAVKGISDLIMVPGLINLDFADVRSIMSEMGLALMGTGIASGENRAVEAAQRAISSPLLEDNSIQGARGVLLNITAGPDITLFEVSEASGLIQAEADEEANIIFGTVIDDTMGDEIRITVIATGFEQGGRKRQSAPNVSHLSSYRQREDLSTPAFLRKDKEKAPPATQAVIPMGQAGADEEVNLEIPTFLRRQAD